The DNA sequence AGGAGGATGGAACTGCCGATGGACACAATCTCCATCCTCACCTTGCGTCTTTCCGAAGCGATCGGCCTGTATATGATCATCGTCGGCATCGGCGGCCTCATGGCGCCGTCCCGGTGGCGGGCGATGATGGACGATCTGGAACGCTCGCCGGGGCTGGTCATCGCGCTCGGCTTCCCTGTCTTCGCGGTCGGCGCAGCTCTCGTCCTCATCCATAGCATCTGGACCGATCCGCTGGCCGTCATCGTCAGCCTGATCGGCTATGCCGCGCTGATCGAAGGGGCGCTGCTGCTCGCGACTCCTGCCCCGCTTCTCAAGGCCGGCCGCTGGTTACTGAACTTCACCCGCATCTGGGCAGCCGTTTCGATCCTGCTCGGCATTCTCCTCTTCCTCGCCGGCCTCACTGGCCGTGCCACCATCATCGCCTGAAAGGAACCACCATGGCCGACATCCCAGCCCGCACCGAAATGCGCGTCACTACAGGCCCTATCCGGGGCAGCCGCAAGATCCATGTCGGCCCGCTCAAGGTCGCCATGCGCGAGATCGACCTTGAACCCGGCAGCGGCGAGCCGCCCGTTCGCGTCTACGACACCTCCGGCCCCTATACCGATCCGAACGCGCGCATCGACATCATGGCGGGCCTGCCAACGCTGCGCCGCGACTGGATCATTGGCCGCGGCGATGTGG is a window from the Sphingobium sp. Cam5-1 genome containing:
- a CDS encoding DUF2065 family protein, which gives rise to MDTISILTLRLSEAIGLYMIIVGIGGLMAPSRWRAMMDDLERSPGLVIALGFPVFAVGAALVLIHSIWTDPLAVIVSLIGYAALIEGALLLATPAPLLKAGRWLLNFTRIWAAVSILLGILLFLAGLTGRATIIA